The Oreochromis niloticus isolate F11D_XX linkage group LG13, O_niloticus_UMD_NMBU, whole genome shotgun sequence genome has a window encoding:
- the sdhaf4 gene encoding succinate dehydrogenase assembly factor 4, mitochondrial, giving the protein MSLLRLCSSGGRQLFCKSPAVEPLFTGCLRAASRAVNDKEPLKKAKTPKGRFDNLEETSKDVLEKFPDDVNPVTKEKGGPRGPEPTRYGDWERKGRCVDF; this is encoded by the exons ATGTCACTCCTGCGCTTGTGTTCCTCCGGCGGCAGACAGCTGTTCTGTAAGAGTCCAGCTGTGGAGCCGCTTTTCACAG GGTGTTTGCGGGCAGCCAGCAGAGCGGTGAATGACAAGGAGCCATTGAAGAAGGCCAAAACCCCAAAAGGACGATTTGACAACCTCGAAGAGACGAGCAAAGACGTACTAGAAA AGTTCCCTGATGATGTGAACCCTGTGACGAAGGAGAAGGGGGGCCCACGGGGTCCAGAGCCAACTCGCTATGGAGATTGGGAGAGAAAGGGCCGGTGTGTAGACTTCTAG
- the tlx1 gene encoding T-cell leukemia homeobox protein 1 isoform X1 translates to MDHIGILGAHLQQHAQVESISFGIDQILSNVEQSCMLGTRMHEPDYGHPAYNSGASGGVNGGFTCNNSGYNGTGSACGMSSLGSAYQMSMGVNMNGANVNPAGVIRVPAHRPLSAGNSSMPAMSGTINNLTALTFPWMESNRRYTKDRFTVSLSPLTVTRRVGHPYQNRTPPKKKKPRTSFTRLQICELEKRFHRQKYLASAERAALAKALKMTDAQVKTWFQNRRTKWRRQTAEEREAERQQANRILMQLQQEAFQKTINQPVTPDPLCLQNSSLFALQSLQPWNENTAKIGSVTACE, encoded by the exons ATGGATCACATAGGGATACTGGGGGCGCACCTGCAGCAGCACGCGCAAGTGGAGTCCATTAGTTTCGGCATCGATCAGATCCTCAGCAACGTGGAGCAAAGCTGCATGTTGGGCACGAGGATGCACGAGCCGGACTACGGACACCCGGCCTACAACAGCGGCGCGAGCGGCGGCGTGAACGGAGGTTTCACGTGCAACAACAGCGGATATAACGGCACCGGCAGCGCGTGCGGGATGTCTTCCCTCGGCAGTGCTTATCAGATGAGCATGGGCGTGAATATGAACGGTGCTAACGTCAACCCCGCCGGGGTCATCCGTGTCCCCGCTCACCGGCCTCTGAGCGCCGGGAACTCTTCCATGCCTGCGATGAGCGGGACCATCAACAACCTGACAGCGCTCACGTTCCCATGGATGGAGAGCAATCGACGCTACACTAAAGACAGATTCACAG TGTCCCTCTCACCCCTCACTGTAACACGTCGTGTAGGTCACCCTTATCAGAACCGGACACCGCCGAAGAAGAAAAAGCCCCGGACGTCCTTCACCCGCCTGCAGATCTGTGAGCTGGAGAAACGCTTTCACCGGCAGAAGTACCTGGCGTCGGCTGAACGTGCTGCGCTGGCCAAAGCACTGAAGATGACCGACGCACAAGTCAAGACCTGGTTCCAAAACAGACGCACCAAGTGGAG ACGGCAAACGGCGGAAGAGCGAGAGGCTGAGCGGCAGCAGGCCAATCGGATCCTCatgcagctgcagcaggaggCCTTCCAGAAGACGATCAACCAACCCGTGACCCCGGACCCGCTGTGCCTACAGAACAGCTCTCTATTTGCCCTGCAGAGCCTGCAGCCATGGAACGAGAATACCGCAAAGATAGGCAGCGTAACTGCCTGCGAGTAG
- the cep68 gene encoding centrosomal protein of 68 kDa isoform X1, which translates to MEAQGCRQRWKLNHRELQSKRCSTTEVTERVQIKKGDKEEPYKGVTMAATSKYLTGRQYLTRKPLFSVEEHVSILKKTRPQRLMEKEKQQDRSEHHNITFLTKPRVELIPQRLSLSPIEISLPSTSEEDLGSPLGVSELHHEDSTTFGTSFPVNRLAQQSLASSNFKVCGLDLPLKPRLTSTVLYPTYTSCSNKRAQAQRMIESWRERKLCSFNYKEIPKSPYQADYWACAIPETLPPSPDRHSRVWDPNKEYQELLDYTYPLRPRQVDRKWDSSKSLQDDSLQTDLNLEDSGIAMGHPCSSTSLPGLDISTSARGQSSERVILSSNVMSPDRQFITRSSGEPLSRLSLSLDCLDCSEDGGEINPIISDGLNYQHHMRSTSTFSAFIRSESVLRQSRCVYGDLDEEFRPLPDQVEELQLLSRQVREMTAQLSCPVTANWDSLEPCTTSVPSSVTLPGKQGLRVEEERTKVKELQEDKQDKKDFKKWSTEHKSTPQTAAVHVGHAGGGLGRPSLKKAETLVDRLCGLSLIDNPKESLEGQEQSDSLMQHIKVFCSHLELLIQQLNVVSEKMELLTAPTVDVDRGKSSLAEYQSFQRELSSHQPLASCVLHTGQLLLSCINSTSPFLRDTLLLIESQSEMLQAHNEHFFSSILSAIDSLGQPSQASPVQQSTKERSLVVQEST; encoded by the exons ATGGAAGCACAGGGATGCCGCCAGCGCTGGAAATTAAATCACAGAGAGCTACAGAGCAAGAGATGCTCAACTACAGAAGTCACTGAAAGAGTCCAGATAAAAAAGGGGgacaaagaagagccatacaaAGGTGTTACCATGGCAGCAACCTCCAAGTATCTGACAGGCAGGCAATATCTCACTAGGAAGCCTCTGTTTTCTGTAGAAGAGCATGTGTCTATCTTAAAGAAGACACGTCCACAGAGGCTCATGGAAAAG GAGAAACAGCAGGACAGAAGTGAACATCATAATATTACATTCTTGACCAAACCAAGAGTGGAGCTCATCCCACAGAGACTTAGCCTGTCTCCCATTGAAATATCACTTCCCTCTACCTCTGAAGAAGACCTCGGCTCACCCTTGGGTGTTTCAGAGCTGCACCATGAGGACTCCACTACATTTGGAACATCTTTCCCTGTCAACAGATTGGCTCAGCAGAGCCTCGCAAGCTCTAACTTTAAAGTCTGTGGACTTGACCTTCCTCTGAAGCCCAGACTGACCTCCACAGTCCTGTATCCTACGTACACCTCCTGTTCAAACAAACGAGCCCAAGCTCAGCGTATGATAGAGAGCTGGAGGGAGAGAAAACTGTGTTCTTTCAACTATAAAGAGATTCCCAAGTCTCCCTATCAGGCAGACTACTGGGCCTGTGCCATCCCTGAAACTTTGCCCCCATCTCCAGACAGGCACTCTAGAGTATGGGATCCAAACAAGGAGTACCAGGAACTGCTGGATTACACCTACCCACTAAGACCAAGACAGGTAGACCGTAAATGGGACAGCTCCAAGAGCCTTCAGGATGACAGCCTTCAGACAGACCTCAACCTGGAGGACTCAGGAATTGCAATGGGCCACCCATGTAGTTCCACCAGCCTGCCAGGGTTGGACATTTCAACAAGTGCAAGAGGACAGAGCAGTGAAAGAGTCATTCTTAGCTCGAATGTAATGTCACCTGACCGGCAGTTCATCACTAGATCTTCAGGTGAACCACTCTCCCGGCTTTCTTTGTCCTTGGACTGTCTGGACTGCAGTGAGGATGGAGGGGAAATAAATCCTATCATTAGTGATGGTCTCAATTATCAGCACCATATGCGATCCACATCTACCTTTTCTGCTTTCATACGCTCTGAAAGTGTACTTCGACAGTCCAGGTGTGTGTATGGGGACCTGGATGAGGAATTCCGACCTCTTCCAGACCAGGTGGAGGAGCTGCAGCTCCTGTCCAGACAG GTGAGGGAGATGACAGCCCAGCTGAGCTGCCCTGTCACAGCTAACTGGGACTCCTTGGAACCATGCACCACCTCCGTCCCCTCTTCTGTTACCTTGCCAGGAAAACAGGGGCTCAGGGTTGAGGAGGAAAGGACTAAAGTCAAGGAGCTCCAGGAGgacaaacaagacaaaaaagactttaaaaagtGGAGCACAGAGCACAAAAGTACTCCTCAGACAg CAGCGGTTCACGTAGGGCATGCTGGGGGTGGCCTGGGTCGCCCTAGTCTCAAGAAGGCTGAGACTTTGGTGGACCGACTGTGTGGGCTCAGCCTGATTGATAATCCAAAGGAGAGCTTGGAGGGCCAGGAGCAGAGTGACTCTCTGATGCAACACATCAAG GTCTTCTGTTCTCACCTGGAGCTGCTCATCCAGCAGCTGAATGTCGTGTCAGAGAAGATGGAGCTGCTGACTGCACCCACTGTGGACGTGGATCGTGGGAAGTCATCTCTGGCTGAGTACCAG AGCTTTCAGAGAGAACTTAGCAGCCATCAGCCGCTGGCCTCCTGCGTTCTGCATACAGGACAGCTACTCCTCAGCTGCATCAACAGCACCTCTCCAT TTTTAAGAGACACCTTGCTCCTGATTGAGAGTCAGTCAGAAATGCTGCAGGCCCACAATGAACACTTCTTCTCCTCCATCCTGTCTGCTATAGACAGCCTGGGTCAGCCCAGTCAGGCCAGTCCTGTCCAACAGAGCACAAAGGAGCGTTCCTTAGTGGTCCAGGAGTCAACTTAA
- the tlx1 gene encoding T-cell leukemia homeobox protein 1 isoform X2, with amino-acid sequence MDHIGILGAHLQQHAQVESISFGIDQILSNVEQSCMLGTRMHEPDYGHPAYNSGASGGVNGGFTCNNSGYNGTGSACGMSSLGSAYQMSMGVNMNGANVNPAGVIRVPAHRPLSAGNSSMPAMSGTINNLTALTFPWMESNRRYTKDRFTGHPYQNRTPPKKKKPRTSFTRLQICELEKRFHRQKYLASAERAALAKALKMTDAQVKTWFQNRRTKWRRQTAEEREAERQQANRILMQLQQEAFQKTINQPVTPDPLCLQNSSLFALQSLQPWNENTAKIGSVTACE; translated from the exons ATGGATCACATAGGGATACTGGGGGCGCACCTGCAGCAGCACGCGCAAGTGGAGTCCATTAGTTTCGGCATCGATCAGATCCTCAGCAACGTGGAGCAAAGCTGCATGTTGGGCACGAGGATGCACGAGCCGGACTACGGACACCCGGCCTACAACAGCGGCGCGAGCGGCGGCGTGAACGGAGGTTTCACGTGCAACAACAGCGGATATAACGGCACCGGCAGCGCGTGCGGGATGTCTTCCCTCGGCAGTGCTTATCAGATGAGCATGGGCGTGAATATGAACGGTGCTAACGTCAACCCCGCCGGGGTCATCCGTGTCCCCGCTCACCGGCCTCTGAGCGCCGGGAACTCTTCCATGCCTGCGATGAGCGGGACCATCAACAACCTGACAGCGCTCACGTTCCCATGGATGGAGAGCAATCGACGCTACACTAAAGACAGATTCACAG GTCACCCTTATCAGAACCGGACACCGCCGAAGAAGAAAAAGCCCCGGACGTCCTTCACCCGCCTGCAGATCTGTGAGCTGGAGAAACGCTTTCACCGGCAGAAGTACCTGGCGTCGGCTGAACGTGCTGCGCTGGCCAAAGCACTGAAGATGACCGACGCACAAGTCAAGACCTGGTTCCAAAACAGACGCACCAAGTGGAG ACGGCAAACGGCGGAAGAGCGAGAGGCTGAGCGGCAGCAGGCCAATCGGATCCTCatgcagctgcagcaggaggCCTTCCAGAAGACGATCAACCAACCCGTGACCCCGGACCCGCTGTGCCTACAGAACAGCTCTCTATTTGCCCTGCAGAGCCTGCAGCCATGGAACGAGAATACCGCAAAGATAGGCAGCGTAACTGCCTGCGAGTAG
- the cep68 gene encoding centrosomal protein of 68 kDa isoform X2, producing the protein MEAQGCRQRWKLNHRELQSKRCSTTEVTERVQIKKGDKEEPYKGVTMAATSKYLTGRQYLTRKPLFSVEEHVSILKKTRPQRLMEKEKQQDRSEHHNITFLTKPRVELIPQRLSLSPIEISLPSTSEEDLGSPLGVSELHHEDSTTFGTSFPVNRLAQQSLASSNFKVCGLDLPLKPRLTSTVLYPTYTSCSNKRAQAQRMIESWRERKLCSFNYKEIPKSPYQADYWACAIPETLPPSPDRHSRVWDPNKEYQELLDYTYPLRPRQVDRKWDSSKSLQDDSLQTDLNLEDSGIAMGHPCSSTSLPGLDISTSARGQSSERVILSSNVMSPDRQFITRSSGEPLSRLSLSLDCLDCSEDGGEINPIISDGLNYQHHMRSTSTFSAFIRSESVLRQSRCVYGDLDEEFRPLPDQVEELQLLSRQVREMTAQLSCPVTANWDSLEPCTTSVPSSVTLPGKQGLRVEEERTKVKELQEDKQDKKDFKKWSTEHKSTPQTAVHVGHAGGGLGRPSLKKAETLVDRLCGLSLIDNPKESLEGQEQSDSLMQHIKVFCSHLELLIQQLNVVSEKMELLTAPTVDVDRGKSSLAEYQSFQRELSSHQPLASCVLHTGQLLLSCINSTSPFLRDTLLLIESQSEMLQAHNEHFFSSILSAIDSLGQPSQASPVQQSTKERSLVVQEST; encoded by the exons ATGGAAGCACAGGGATGCCGCCAGCGCTGGAAATTAAATCACAGAGAGCTACAGAGCAAGAGATGCTCAACTACAGAAGTCACTGAAAGAGTCCAGATAAAAAAGGGGgacaaagaagagccatacaaAGGTGTTACCATGGCAGCAACCTCCAAGTATCTGACAGGCAGGCAATATCTCACTAGGAAGCCTCTGTTTTCTGTAGAAGAGCATGTGTCTATCTTAAAGAAGACACGTCCACAGAGGCTCATGGAAAAG GAGAAACAGCAGGACAGAAGTGAACATCATAATATTACATTCTTGACCAAACCAAGAGTGGAGCTCATCCCACAGAGACTTAGCCTGTCTCCCATTGAAATATCACTTCCCTCTACCTCTGAAGAAGACCTCGGCTCACCCTTGGGTGTTTCAGAGCTGCACCATGAGGACTCCACTACATTTGGAACATCTTTCCCTGTCAACAGATTGGCTCAGCAGAGCCTCGCAAGCTCTAACTTTAAAGTCTGTGGACTTGACCTTCCTCTGAAGCCCAGACTGACCTCCACAGTCCTGTATCCTACGTACACCTCCTGTTCAAACAAACGAGCCCAAGCTCAGCGTATGATAGAGAGCTGGAGGGAGAGAAAACTGTGTTCTTTCAACTATAAAGAGATTCCCAAGTCTCCCTATCAGGCAGACTACTGGGCCTGTGCCATCCCTGAAACTTTGCCCCCATCTCCAGACAGGCACTCTAGAGTATGGGATCCAAACAAGGAGTACCAGGAACTGCTGGATTACACCTACCCACTAAGACCAAGACAGGTAGACCGTAAATGGGACAGCTCCAAGAGCCTTCAGGATGACAGCCTTCAGACAGACCTCAACCTGGAGGACTCAGGAATTGCAATGGGCCACCCATGTAGTTCCACCAGCCTGCCAGGGTTGGACATTTCAACAAGTGCAAGAGGACAGAGCAGTGAAAGAGTCATTCTTAGCTCGAATGTAATGTCACCTGACCGGCAGTTCATCACTAGATCTTCAGGTGAACCACTCTCCCGGCTTTCTTTGTCCTTGGACTGTCTGGACTGCAGTGAGGATGGAGGGGAAATAAATCCTATCATTAGTGATGGTCTCAATTATCAGCACCATATGCGATCCACATCTACCTTTTCTGCTTTCATACGCTCTGAAAGTGTACTTCGACAGTCCAGGTGTGTGTATGGGGACCTGGATGAGGAATTCCGACCTCTTCCAGACCAGGTGGAGGAGCTGCAGCTCCTGTCCAGACAG GTGAGGGAGATGACAGCCCAGCTGAGCTGCCCTGTCACAGCTAACTGGGACTCCTTGGAACCATGCACCACCTCCGTCCCCTCTTCTGTTACCTTGCCAGGAAAACAGGGGCTCAGGGTTGAGGAGGAAAGGACTAAAGTCAAGGAGCTCCAGGAGgacaaacaagacaaaaaagactttaaaaagtGGAGCACAGAGCACAAAAGTACTCCTCAGACAg CGGTTCACGTAGGGCATGCTGGGGGTGGCCTGGGTCGCCCTAGTCTCAAGAAGGCTGAGACTTTGGTGGACCGACTGTGTGGGCTCAGCCTGATTGATAATCCAAAGGAGAGCTTGGAGGGCCAGGAGCAGAGTGACTCTCTGATGCAACACATCAAG GTCTTCTGTTCTCACCTGGAGCTGCTCATCCAGCAGCTGAATGTCGTGTCAGAGAAGATGGAGCTGCTGACTGCACCCACTGTGGACGTGGATCGTGGGAAGTCATCTCTGGCTGAGTACCAG AGCTTTCAGAGAGAACTTAGCAGCCATCAGCCGCTGGCCTCCTGCGTTCTGCATACAGGACAGCTACTCCTCAGCTGCATCAACAGCACCTCTCCAT TTTTAAGAGACACCTTGCTCCTGATTGAGAGTCAGTCAGAAATGCTGCAGGCCCACAATGAACACTTCTTCTCCTCCATCCTGTCTGCTATAGACAGCCTGGGTCAGCCCAGTCAGGCCAGTCCTGTCCAACAGAGCACAAAGGAGCGTTCCTTAGTGGTCCAGGAGTCAACTTAA